ATTCCGTGGTGCTGTATCGGACACCTGTGACGTTTTATCTGTATTCCATCTGGAATCCGGAAAAGAAAGAATGGGTAGAGTCAGGACTTGGAACGGCATATGCCGGCAAACCGGAATATGTGCAGATGTCGGTATCGGATTATAATCAGTTCGTAGACAAATATAATGCGACTCTGGATGATCGATATGCTCAGAGCGAACTGACTAAAAAGCCCAATTATCTGGACAAGCTGTCGTCTGATCTGTATGTGGGCAATTCGGGAGATCCATACAGCTATTATCATAAAGGAAAGGGTCAGTCCTCGCCGACGGATCTGGCTATGCTAAATGGAACGGTTTTTGAACTGGGATACAACAGTGGACATAATGCCAGCGAATTTGTAGTGGGAGAAGCTGTGACCAGCGGATTGGAACAACAGCATGGTCTGTTGTTTGATCTGACGATAACCGGAGGCGCACCATGGATCAAAGCCGGTGGTTACGTTACCTTTGAAAATATGTGGGGAACTACGGTCTCCAAAACGAAAGCAGAATCCACCGGTTATCAGGGACAGGTGGAAAATCTGGATCTGAATGAGCTGGTAGAGAACGGATATACAGAGGAAATGGTCAAATCCTATTATTTTGCATGGCAAAGCGCAAAATGGCGTTCGAATCTGCTGTATGAGTATACGGATGCAAAAGGAAATAAGCTGAAGAATAAAGAACGAAGTGTCCCGGTTTATGGATATGTCTTGTCGGATCTGAAAAGCCCGGGACCTGCCGTTACTGATTTGGAAGCGGTTTATGACAGTACAGAAAAGAAGATTACCTTGAACTGGACGGATGCAAATGCAAACAGAGGAGAGCGCCCGGAAAATGCAGGATACAGGATTTACGTGGTGGATATCACGGGAAAGAAGAAGGAAATTGACACGGTTGCAAAGGGAACGACCAGTTATACATACACAGAATTGGACGGACGATATGTCTATGAGTTTGTGATCGTGCCATTGTTTGGATCGGCAAAGACGGAGGGCGGCTTGTCCAACCATGCGGTATGCTATATCCTGAACACCGGATCCGGAAAATCTGCCTATGAACTGGCAGTGGATGCAGGCTTTGAAGGAACTCTGGAAGAATGGCTGGCATCCCTGGTCGGGGCAACGGGAACCACCGGGGAGAAAGGCGAGAAGGGAGAGACCGGTGAAACGGGAGCCGATGGCCGCGGAATCCAGTCGATTACCCTGACGGCTTCTGAAAATGGAATCGACACCTATACCATCACCTATACCGATGGAACCACCTCCACTTTCCAGGTGAAAAATGGAATAGACGGACAAGATGGTGCGGATGGACAGACTGGAAAATCCGCCTATGAACTGGCACAGGAACTTGGGTATCAGGGTTCTCTGCAAGACTGGCTGAATTCACTGGTAGGAGAAGCTGGACAAGACGGAGCCGATGGGCAGGACGGTCAAAACGGAAAGTCTGCCTATGAGCTGGCAGTAGAAAATGGATACAACGGCACAGAATCCATGTGGTTGGCATCCCTGATCGGAGCAACCGGAGCCACAGGCGAAAAAGGGGAGAAGGGAGAGACCGGTGAAACGGGAGCGGACGGCCGCGGAATCCAGTCAATCACTCTGAACGCTTCGGAAAATGGAATCGATACCTATACCATTACCTATACCGATGACACGACCTCCACCTTCCGGATTAAAAACGGAACGGACGGAAAAGACGGGGCCGATGGCAAGGATGGTGCAAATGGAGTAGCCGGGCAGAACGGAGCGAATGGCACGAATGGAACCAACGGAGCAGCCGGACAAAACGGAACCAATGGTGCAAATGGAACTGCCGATGCTGTGGCACAAGAAGACGAAACGACCCAGGATGTACCGGAAAGCAATACCATTTATGGCCTGGAAAATGTAGGAATTGATAAAAACGGGGATCTGGTACTGTTGCTGAGCGGCGGAAAACAGGTGCGGGCAGGTCATGTCAATGAAGATGGTGCGCTGGAGGTCGGAAGCGAGCAGATTGCCAGAGTGGAAAAAGCCCTGAAACTTGCGTGGCTGGCACTGATTCTTGCAATTGTATCACTGGTTCTTACAATCGGCTCCTTTCTTCCGGAGTTGAGAAAAAAGAAAAAATGACGTATGATAGAGAGGAAAAGGAGGGTGGCACAGTGTTTACACAACCGGATCATACTTATCGGGAGATTCAGGAACGTTCCTTTCAGCAATGGTTAAATGAAATGGAACATCATTCTGATCTTGCAGTCAGTGGCGGAGTGCGCCTGGCGAGAGAATATGTTCAATATTTAAAAGAGGAGATTAAGCGTCAGGAAGCATCGAATCAGTTAAAAGCCGATTACATGAAAAAATTAAAGAATGAAATAAAAGAAAAAGAGGGAAGAGACGACTTGTGTCAATCTGATGGAAGTCTTCCGCAAAGAATTCATTTGTCAGAAATTTGAAGCCCATAATCATACAGAAGAAACGCTGTTTGCGATGACGGGTGGAATCCTGATCCCGTTTGCAAAACCGGGAAAATTTACAGAAGACGAGATCCACATTTTCTATATCCCGAAAGGGGCAGGAATCTCCTGCAGACCGGGCGTCTGGCACTGGGCACCGTATACACTGGAAGAATCGGTGATGTGTATGGTCATCTTTAAGAAAAATACCAGTCGGGAGGATATTTATTTTACCGAACTGGCAGAACCGGCTGGCTTTGAACTCTGAGAACGGAGTCTGGATTTTTCTTCGTTTAGGAGTTCAATATTGATTCCTTTTTCTCCGGCAGTTTTATCGACCCAGAGATTTAAGGAATCTACCGCCAGAGATACTTCATCCAGCTTCTGGCTGATAAATGCAAAGTCTTTGATTTCATCGTCCGTGATCTTTCCGTCACGGGCGATTTGAATTAAACGACCGGTCAGCGGATTGATCTCGTTTAAGCTGGCAATGGTTTCCAGAATGATATTGGAAAGTTCAGAGACTTCCACTTCCGGCACATACCGTTCGCCGATGGTGCATTTGTGGGAACAGTAGTAGTTGCACAGATCCGGACGTTTGTAGCAGTCTGCCATCTGAATGATATCGTAGGGAGTTGGCTCCTGCAGCTCGTATTCAAATTTTTCGATGCGGGAGGCAGAAAGTCCCGGCATCAGTTCACTGGCTTTTTCACGGGTCAGCCCCTGAGCTTCCCGGCAAAGTTGGTAGATTGTTTTATTTTCACGTGTGGATTGTTTTCCCATTTCATTTGCCTCACAGTTCTTGTTTATTTCACAAAACCAGAGAAATACACCGGCGTAATTCTTTAAAATGGCGGTGTATTTGCTGTTTATAGTTGATTATACTGGAATTATGAAAAAACGGCAAGAATGGGTCGGAAAAAGGAAACGTTCAAACAGAGAGCGTTCCAAAAGAAATGAGGTGGCAGTTTGAATGCAGAACAGAGGCTCAGACTGATCCGGGTCATAGAAAAAATCAAAAGAAATCCGGAATTCAGTGAAAAGCTGGGGATTCGGGATCAGTCGAAGTTAAAGTCACGAAAAGAGGAGGAAGAATAAAATGTTATCACTATTGTTTATGATTTGCGTGTTCTGGATATTTGGAAAATTATTTATCTTCGGATTACGCGCGGCCTGGAGCGTTTCAAAATTATTATTGACGGTTGTGCTCTGGCCGGTGATTCTGATTGGGATGCTGATCGGAGGATTGCTCCATCTGGCATTTCCGATTCTGGTGATCGCCGGGATCTGGGCGTTGTTTACATCAAGACAGCAGTAAAGAGTGAAAAAGCAATAAAAAAATATAAGGATTACAAAGGAGAAAAACATTATGAAAATCAGAAATCTGGAAAATGAAAACAGAAAAGTCATTAAAAGTGTAGACAATTTTCACGTATTGGAATATGTGAAAGATGCCAGTGTTTCCCCGATGAATGCGGCGGATGAATACTTTATGAGTCAGATGAATGTACGAAGAAGACAGGTTGTCATTGATCTCAGCAAAGATCATTCTGCAATTATTCAGGCCGGAGCAATGCAGTGGATGGGGGGAAACGTACAGGCAACGACTGGTGTGAAAGGAATCGGGGATCTTTTCGGAAAAGCAATCAAAGGGGCTGTGACAAAAGAATCCGCTGTGAAACCGGAGTATGTAGGAGAAGGATGCCTGGTATTGGAACCGACCTATAAGTATATTATTTTAGAAGACATATCAAAATGGGGTGCAGCAGGAATGACCATCGAGGATGGAATGTTTTTAGCCTGTGATTCTAATGTGCAGAGTAAAATTGTGGCAAGAAAAAATGTATCATCAGCGGTGCTCGGTGGAGAAGGGATTTTCAATCTGAGTCTGCAGGGAAATGGTGTGGCAGCACTGGAGAGCAATGTTCCGGAGGAAGAACTGATCGAGATTGAACTGGAAAATGATGAATTAAAAATTGATGGGAATCTGGCAGTGTGTTGGTCCTCAAATCTGGACTTTACAGTAGAACGCACTACAAAGACACTGGTAGGATCAGCGGTCAGTGGAGAAGGGCTGGTCAATGTATACAGAGGAACCGGAAGAGTCCTGATGTGTCCGGTTGCACCGACAGATTCGCTCTTTGCATCAACAAATACAATGGCAGCCAAAGCAGCTGCAAAGAACAGTAATACTTTCGGAAAATAGGATAATAAGACCGGAAACGGGCAGCGGGATACTTCTCAGAAAATATTTCAGAGGAGTCCTGCTGTTTTTAGGTGTTCCATATTCGAGAGTATTTCTGATGATCCCTCCGAAAAAAGAGAAATATACGGGGATAAATCAAGAAAAAAGAAGTGTATTTTCTGGCAAAGGCCTCGTATACTTGATTTATCAAACGACAGAAATGCCGGGAGACAGGACAGACTTTAACGGTCCGAGAATTTCAGGATCATGAAGAAAACATTATGGATTGGATGAAGGAAAGAGAAACCACAGGAGGAAACAAAATGGCAGAACTTAGAAGAAAAGAAGAAAAAAGAGAAAGACGGGAAGGAAGAAGATTCTCATTTTCAAAAGTCAAACTGGTTGCAGTGGTGGTAATCGTGGCGCTTGTCTTTGCCGGAGGTATGGGATTTCGTCAAACACTGGATAAGATGTGGAACAAGACAGAAGTGACGACAGACTATATCAGCGGCAAGCTGGAAAATGTAGGAGAACTGACCACGCAGAAAGTTACTTATTCGGCACGGCTGACGGTGGAAAAAGGCGAGATTCCGTTTATCACGAAAAAAGGTTTCACGATGGTTTATAACGCAACGATGACTGCGGGTATCAAGATGGAAGATATGAAGATCAAAACCGCGGACAAGAAAGTGGTGATTACCGTGCCGCACGCAACTGTGATCAGCAATAAAGTAGATCCGGATTCCATTCAGTTCTATGATGAAAAGAAAGCTCTTTTTAACTGGAGCACAAAAAATGACGTTTCAGAAGCAATCTCTATGGCGGAAAAGGATGTGAAGGAGAATCCTACCGTTGATACCGAGGAACTGCTGAATAAGGCGGACGAACATCTGGAAGAACTGATACATGCATTGTTGGATGATTCGGTGGATGGACGCGAAGTTGTGGTGGAATTTGAATAGAAAGTTCCTGTTTACATAAAATCATGGGAACAGCCACGATGACTTGAGAAAAAGGAGCATCAATATGGAATATGAACACATCGTCCACACCTTTCAGCCGGTTTTTGACGAACATTCAGAGATATTGATTCTGGGAACTTTACCATCGGTGAAGTCCAGAGAAAATCAGTTTTATTATGGACATAAACAGAATCGTTTCTGGAAGGTCCTGGCCAAAATATGTGAAGAGTCGATACCGGAAACCATCGAAGAAAAGAAAGAAATGCTGTTGCGTAATCATATTGCAATCTGGGATGTGATTGAAAGCTGTGATATCAAAGGTTCCAGTGACAGCAGTATCAGGAATGTGGTTCCGACAGATCTGAGTTGGATTTTGGAAGGATCACAGGTAAAGAAAATCTTTGCGAATGGGAAGAAGGCGGGAGCGTTATATCAGAAATACCAACAGCAGATAACCGGGATGGAGGCGATAGTGTTGCCCTCTACCAGCCCGGCAAATGCTGCCTGGTCGTTTGAGCGGTTATATGAAGAATGGAAACACCAGCTTACCAGGAATATTGGTTCAATCCCTGCACCAGACCATCCGCCAGTTGGCTGAGGGTGGAATCGGAATGATCAGAGGCTGCATTTCCAAGTTCCACATCGACGGATGGAATGGTACTGTACGAGGTCTGGGTCAGATCTACACTCATATGACCATTCTGATAAATGGTGGCACCGATGTTACGAAGTCCGGCAACCAACGCTTCTCCCAAAGCGTCATGCTGCTGCCAGTGGGAAGCAACCGGTTCCATGGATTTCAGAGTATCCGGTACAGAAATGTAGAAACATCCTTTGTCATAGTTCAATCCGTCGCCATCCCAGTGGAGGGCGATATGACAGTCTGCCACGTGATTGCAGAGAACAGTTCGTGCCACATTGTCGAGTTGGACATCTTCGCCGTCACGCACCATCAGGACATCATACCCTTCTGCAAGAAGTTTTTCTTTTAAAATCTGAGCCATGCGAAGTGTGACGGTTGGCTCAGGGGTACCATCTGCAAATGTCATACCGGAAGAAACCGCGATGGCCTGAATGGCACCTTCTGCGGTACTGCCGCCAGTCGTCTTTGGGGACCCGTCTGGATGGCAGAGCGTTTTTACCGCGGTGCCACCGGAAGTTCCGTGACCTGCATTTACTCCAATGATCTTTCCCTTTCGGTTGGAAGTGGCAAGATAAATTGTAGCAGTTCCAGAAGAGATGGCGGAGTGGTCCGCATATTTCCAGGACGGATCCAGTGCAACCTGCTGCCCGTTGGTGTAATTGGAAGAAGGGATAGAGGGATTCGATATGGAAGCGTTCTGTGCAATCGCTTCTTCCACAGCATCTGTAAAAAGTCTGGTACAGTGATCTCTTCTGGAATCAGAGAAAAATCCGGATAGCCGGTGTGAAACCAAGGAAGAGGATATCAGTTTGCGGAAAGAAGAATCGGAAGAGCTGGAACCTTTCTGTAGTTTAGAGAGGGGCGTTTTATCGTTACATGCAGTCAAAATACAACTGCACAGAAGCATACAGAAAACGGAAGTATATAGTTTTTTCATAGGAAGTCCTCCTTTGCTTTCCTTTTATTTTAAAAGCTGCACATAGATTCGGCAAGAGGAAAGGCCGCAGAAAGTAAGGAAAAACCGGCAGAGCCGGAGTTTATAAGAAAAACTCTGACTTTGCCGGTTTTGTATAATTCTGTTTTAACATTTCTACATGGGATAAAAAGGCCGGATCATCAAAATATTTGGCATGAGTAGGGCAACTGCGCACGCAGGTCTGACATTTGATACAGATGCCGGTGATGATAGCGGGATCTT
This window of the Mediterraneibacter butyricigenes genome carries:
- a CDS encoding helix-turn-helix domain-containing protein yields the protein MGKQSTRENKTIYQLCREAQGLTREKASELMPGLSASRIEKFEYELQEPTPYDIIQMADCYKRPDLCNYYCSHKCTIGERYVPEVEVSELSNIILETIASLNEINPLTGRLIQIARDGKITDDEIKDFAFISQKLDEVSLAVDSLNLWVDKTAGEKGINIELLNEEKSRLRSQSSKPAGSASSVK
- a CDS encoding N-acetylmuramoyl-L-alanine amidase family protein; this translates as MKKLYTSVFCMLLCSCILTACNDKTPLSKLQKGSSSSDSSFRKLISSSLVSHRLSGFFSDSRRDHCTRLFTDAVEEAIAQNASISNPSIPSSNYTNGQQVALDPSWKYADHSAISSGTATIYLATSNRKGKIIGVNAGHGTSGGTAVKTLCHPDGSPKTTGGSTAEGAIQAIAVSSGMTFADGTPEPTVTLRMAQILKEKLLAEGYDVLMVRDGEDVQLDNVARTVLCNHVADCHIALHWDGDGLNYDKGCFYISVPDTLKSMEPVASHWQQHDALGEALVAGLRNIGATIYQNGHMSVDLTQTSYSTIPSVDVELGNAASDHSDSTLSQLADGLVQGLNQYSW
- a CDS encoding DUF4230 domain-containing protein; the protein is MAELRRKEEKRERREGRRFSFSKVKLVAVVVIVALVFAGGMGFRQTLDKMWNKTEVTTDYISGKLENVGELTTQKVTYSARLTVEKGEIPFITKKGFTMVYNATMTAGIKMEDMKIKTADKKVVITVPHATVISNKVDPDSIQFYDEKKALFNWSTKNDVSEAISMAEKDVKENPTVDTEELLNKADEHLEELIHALLDDSVDGREVVVEFE
- a CDS encoding DNA-deoxyinosine glycosylase, which encodes MEYEHIVHTFQPVFDEHSEILILGTLPSVKSRENQFYYGHKQNRFWKVLAKICEESIPETIEEKKEMLLRNHIAIWDVIESCDIKGSSDSSIRNVVPTDLSWILEGSQVKKIFANGKKAGALYQKYQQQITGMEAIVLPSTSPANAAWSFERLYEEWKHQLTRNIGSIPAPDHPPVG
- a CDS encoding AIM24 family protein; translated protein: MKIRNLENENRKVIKSVDNFHVLEYVKDASVSPMNAADEYFMSQMNVRRRQVVIDLSKDHSAIIQAGAMQWMGGNVQATTGVKGIGDLFGKAIKGAVTKESAVKPEYVGEGCLVLEPTYKYIILEDISKWGAAGMTIEDGMFLACDSNVQSKIVARKNVSSAVLGGEGIFNLSLQGNGVAALESNVPEEELIEIELENDELKIDGNLAVCWSSNLDFTVERTTKTLVGSAVSGEGLVNVYRGTGRVLMCPVAPTDSLFASTNTMAAKAAAKNSNTFGK